A portion of the Bdellovibrio bacteriovorus genome contains these proteins:
- a CDS encoding DUF444 family protein: MAIREDQNRFREIVKGKVKEDLRKYVSQGEMIGKRENEFVKIPLPRIDIPNFRYGPKQQGGVGQGEGQPGQDVGDPGEGGQGQAGEAPGEHMVEVEMSMDELADILGEKLELPRIQPKGAKNIDSMKTKFTGLAPVGPEGLRHFKSSYKRALKRMVGSGTYNSEEPMVLPIRRDMQYKSFKKVQQPQTQAVVIYMMDVSGSMGDEQKEIVRLESFWINTWLKKHYKGLETRFIIHDAAAKEVDEDTFFRTSESGGTLISSAYKLCQEIILQDYPVNEWNIYPFHFSDGDNWSGEDTKLCMKLLQDFFLPNCNVFGYGQVESKYGSGQFLKDLQKEFGEDERLTLSQIENRDKILDSIKDFLGKGR; the protein is encoded by the coding sequence ATGGCGATACGGGAAGACCAAAACAGATTTAGAGAGATCGTAAAAGGGAAGGTCAAAGAAGACCTTCGCAAATACGTCTCTCAAGGCGAAATGATCGGGAAGCGTGAAAACGAATTCGTGAAGATTCCGTTGCCACGTATTGATATCCCGAACTTTCGCTATGGACCCAAGCAACAAGGGGGCGTGGGACAAGGTGAAGGTCAGCCCGGTCAAGATGTAGGTGATCCAGGTGAAGGCGGACAAGGCCAAGCCGGCGAAGCACCGGGTGAGCACATGGTCGAAGTTGAAATGTCGATGGATGAACTTGCCGATATCTTGGGTGAAAAATTAGAGCTTCCGCGCATTCAGCCTAAAGGGGCTAAAAACATTGATTCGATGAAGACTAAATTCACAGGCCTTGCGCCGGTGGGGCCAGAAGGTCTTCGTCATTTTAAATCTTCATATAAAAGAGCTTTAAAGCGCATGGTGGGTTCGGGAACTTATAACTCCGAAGAACCCATGGTTTTACCCATACGCCGCGATATGCAGTATAAGTCCTTCAAAAAAGTCCAGCAGCCTCAAACTCAGGCCGTGGTGATTTACATGATGGACGTGTCCGGCAGTATGGGTGATGAACAAAAAGAAATTGTTCGCCTTGAAAGCTTCTGGATCAACACGTGGCTAAAAAAACATTATAAAGGCTTAGAAACCAGATTCATTATCCACGATGCCGCGGCTAAAGAGGTCGATGAAGACACCTTCTTTCGCACCAGTGAATCCGGTGGAACCTTGATTAGTTCGGCTTATAAGCTTTGCCAAGAAATCATCCTGCAAGATTACCCGGTGAATGAATGGAATATTTATCCGTTTCACTTTAGTGACGGCGACAACTGGTCAGGCGAAGATACGAAACTGTGCATGAAGCTTCTTCAAGACTTCTTCCTTCCAAACTGCAACGTCTTTGGTTACGGGCAGGTGGAAAGTAAATACGGAAGCGGTCAGTTTTTAAAAGATCTGCAAAAAGAATTTGGTGAAGACGAAAGACTCACTCTTAGCCAAATCGAAAATCGGGATAAGATCCTAGATTCTATCAAAGATTTCCTAGGTAAAGGCCGCTAG
- a CDS encoding SpoVR family protein — MANLTPELEAERKRICQIAKDAGLDCFETIFELITYDQISQFAAYGGFPVRYPHWKFGMEYEHLSKSYEYGLSKIYEMVINTDPCYAYLMEGNAMMDQKLVMAHVYGHCDFFKNNIWFSKTNRKMMDQMANHATRIRRYMDRYGQDTVENFIDVCLSLENLIDRYSPYVEKSVTKSPEPARNQENYLLRVDRSYMRDYINPPSFVAEQREKAEQEAMAKAARFPAEPQKDVLNFFIHHAPLTDWQQDVLSIIRDEAYYFSPQGMTKTMNEGWASYWHSKLMTTKILNDSEIIDFADHHSGTMAMAPNGYNPYKVGIELFRDIEERWNKGQFGREWEECDDVNERKHWNKDLRLGREKIFEVRKVCNDVTFIDQFLTEDFCVRNKLFVYRFNKKTQKFEVDTKDFKAIKAQLLFHMTNFGQPIIRIEDANFENRGELLLTHLHEGIDMQPDFMSETLKNVFKMWKRPVNIATVMDEAPQLFRFDGKEYTQHKLGEGPSANPATAETKES; from the coding sequence ATGGCTAATTTAACTCCGGAATTAGAAGCCGAACGCAAAAGAATCTGCCAGATTGCCAAAGACGCGGGGCTTGATTGTTTTGAAACAATTTTCGAACTTATTACTTATGATCAAATCAGCCAATTTGCCGCTTATGGGGGTTTTCCCGTAAGATATCCACATTGGAAATTCGGGATGGAGTATGAACATCTTTCTAAATCCTATGAATACGGTCTTTCAAAGATATATGAAATGGTGATTAACACGGATCCTTGTTACGCGTACCTGATGGAGGGAAACGCGATGATGGATCAAAAGCTGGTCATGGCGCACGTCTATGGTCACTGCGATTTCTTTAAGAACAATATCTGGTTTTCAAAAACCAATCGTAAAATGATGGATCAAATGGCGAATCATGCAACCCGCATTCGTCGTTACATGGATCGTTATGGGCAAGACACGGTGGAGAACTTTATCGACGTCTGCTTAAGCTTAGAAAACTTGATTGATCGTTACAGCCCCTATGTGGAAAAGTCTGTGACTAAGTCCCCCGAGCCCGCCCGCAACCAGGAAAACTATCTTCTGCGTGTGGATCGTTCTTACATGCGTGACTATATCAACCCCCCTTCGTTCGTAGCCGAACAACGTGAAAAGGCCGAACAAGAAGCCATGGCCAAAGCCGCGCGCTTCCCGGCAGAACCGCAAAAAGACGTTTTAAATTTCTTTATTCATCATGCGCCGTTAACTGACTGGCAGCAGGATGTGCTTTCGATCATTCGCGATGAAGCTTACTATTTTTCTCCGCAAGGAATGACGAAAACCATGAATGAAGGTTGGGCTTCTTACTGGCATTCAAAACTGATGACGACCAAAATCCTGAATGACTCAGAGATCATTGATTTTGCCGATCATCACAGCGGTACGATGGCCATGGCGCCAAACGGTTACAACCCTTATAAAGTGGGTATTGAGCTTTTCCGCGATATTGAAGAGCGTTGGAATAAAGGCCAATTTGGCCGCGAATGGGAAGAATGCGACGACGTGAACGAACGTAAGCATTGGAATAAAGACTTACGCTTGGGTCGCGAAAAAATCTTTGAAGTTCGCAAAGTTTGTAATGATGTGACTTTCATTGACCAATTCCTGACGGAAGATTTTTGCGTTCGCAATAAGCTGTTTGTCTATCGTTTTAATAAGAAAACTCAAAAATTTGAAGTCGACACGAAAGACTTTAAAGCGATCAAGGCACAGCTGTTATTTCATATGACGAACTTTGGTCAGCCGATCATTCGCATTGAAGATGCCAATTTCGAAAATCGTGGGGAATTGCTTTTAACTCATCTGCATGAAGGTATTGATATGCAGCCGGATTTCATGAGCGAAACGCTTAAAAACGTTTTCAAGATGTGGAAACGACCGGTAAATATCGCAACAGTCATGGATGAAGCTCCGCAGCTTTTTAGATTCGACGGAAAAGAGTATACCCAACATAAGTTGGGAGAAGGTCCTAGCGCGAATCCAGCCACTGCTGAGACCAAAGAATCATGA
- a CDS encoding translation initiation factor — MSNVRLVFSTDPKDKIESEKDSKVVTNETVQEGQFTVVFRLEKGGRGGKTVTVMDGFPRNEEYLKALAKELKAKCGVGGTHLIGEKGGTIEIQGDKRDQLKKLLESKRIKFKGM, encoded by the coding sequence ATGAGCAATGTGCGTTTAGTTTTCAGTACCGATCCAAAAGATAAAATCGAATCCGAAAAGGATTCGAAAGTCGTGACTAACGAAACTGTCCAAGAAGGCCAGTTTACCGTAGTATTTCGCCTCGAAAAGGGCGGCAGAGGCGGGAAAACGGTCACGGTCATGGACGGATTTCCCCGTAATGAAGAGTATCTCAAAGCCTTGGCCAAGGAATTAAAGGCTAAATGCGGCGTAGGGGGAACTCACCTCATTGGCGAAAAAGGTGGTACAATTGAGATACAGGGCGACAAAAGAGACCAATTGAAGAAACTTTTAGAGTCCAAACGCATCAAGTTCAAGGGGATGTAA
- a CDS encoding response regulator transcription factor, whose product MNMFTTPQPIMRGAALAAKKIVIVDDYEESCKLLAEILSSTYDCSYTSDSQSALNLINQTRPDLILLDYKMPGVMGVDVCRMVRESETTKNTPIIFVSGAATIDERIKAFETGADDFISKPFHVKELILRIKARLSDKEPEVTSEISAANLKMNLLSRQVFVDGEEVNLTPKQFDILKLLVAAKNNLVTREKCLTEIWGDTEVTSRNVDSQINYLKRKIQKFHGRIVAVPSLGYRLESQE is encoded by the coding sequence ATGAATATGTTTACTACGCCCCAACCTATTATGCGAGGTGCGGCCTTGGCAGCTAAAAAGATCGTTATCGTTGATGACTACGAAGAAAGTTGTAAGCTTTTGGCTGAAATCTTAAGCTCGACGTACGACTGTTCTTATACTTCTGATAGCCAATCCGCTTTAAACTTAATCAACCAAACTCGTCCGGATCTAATTTTATTAGATTATAAAATGCCCGGCGTGATGGGTGTCGATGTTTGTCGTATGGTTCGCGAAAGTGAAACAACGAAAAACACCCCCATCATCTTTGTTTCTGGCGCGGCTACAATCGACGAAAGAATCAAAGCTTTTGAAACGGGTGCGGATGACTTTATTTCGAAACCTTTTCACGTAAAAGAACTGATCCTTCGAATTAAGGCCCGCCTTTCTGATAAAGAACCGGAAGTTACTTCCGAAATTTCCGCGGCGAACTTAAAGATGAATTTGCTATCTCGCCAAGTTTTCGTGGATGGCGAGGAAGTGAACTTAACGCCAAAACAATTTGATATCTTGAAATTGCTAGTGGCAGCGAAAAACAACTTGGTCACACGCGAAAAGTGTTTGACTGAAATCTGGGGCGACACCGAAGTCACCTCACGCAACGTTGATTCTCAAATCAACTATCTAAAGCGCAAAATTCAAAAGTTCCACGGCCGTATCGTCGCCGTGCCTTCGCTGGGTTACCGCTTAGAATCCCAAGAATAA
- a CDS encoding gamma-glutamyl-gamma-aminobutyrate hydrolase family protein, which translates to MDSERPLLIGISARILYDPPEGFEIKKKTVQYLEDSLAHLVTKRGGLIFMVPSLEMHSRLEKKDLDVHQYADVLDGLVLQGGVDISPTTYGEEPIEVMKDHRTDPIRDRYELKLLKAFVQKKKPVLGICRGFQLMNVFKGGTLFQDLPTQHEHGVAHRSDSYDAFTHAVKVVNGGMMDKMYERKFGEIVSIHHQGVNKLGTGLQIEAVSDDGLVEAFSSTEEDFYFGVQWHPEFHADEEERFLSAEPLMKAFLKACKKAKEATPIQEPPLNP; encoded by the coding sequence ATGGATTCGGAAAGACCGCTTTTGATCGGGATCTCCGCCAGGATCTTATATGATCCTCCCGAAGGTTTTGAAATCAAAAAGAAAACAGTTCAATACCTTGAGGACAGCTTGGCACATCTAGTAACAAAACGGGGTGGCCTGATCTTTATGGTTCCTTCTTTAGAGATGCATTCAAGATTAGAAAAAAAGGATCTCGATGTTCATCAGTACGCTGACGTGCTGGATGGTTTAGTCTTGCAAGGGGGCGTGGATATTTCCCCCACCACTTATGGTGAAGAACCTATTGAAGTGATGAAAGATCATCGCACGGATCCCATCCGTGATCGTTACGAATTAAAACTTTTAAAAGCTTTCGTGCAAAAAAAGAAACCCGTCTTAGGGATCTGCCGTGGTTTTCAGTTAATGAATGTTTTTAAGGGCGGAACCTTGTTTCAAGATCTGCCGACCCAGCATGAACACGGTGTCGCGCATCGTTCGGACAGCTATGATGCTTTTACCCACGCGGTGAAGGTTGTTAATGGCGGCATGATGGATAAAATGTACGAACGCAAGTTCGGCGAAATCGTTTCGATTCATCACCAAGGTGTAAATAAATTAGGAACCGGCTTGCAAATTGAGGCGGTTTCCGATGACGGTTTGGTGGAAGCTTTTAGCAGCACCGAAGAAGATTTCTATTTTGGTGTGCAATGGCATCCGGAATTTCATGCTGATGAAGAAGAAAGGTTCTTATCCGCAGAACCGCTGATGAAAGCCTTCTTAAAGGCCTGCAAGAAAGCAAAAGAGGCGACCCCTATCCAGGAACCGCCTCTTAATCCGTAA
- a CDS encoding DEAD/DEAH box helicase, translating to MSTTKFTDLPLIAPLQFALKEAGYETPTPIQLAAIPPLLEGKDLLGIAQTGTGKTAAFSLPILQNLSRYQSRPEPKAPRTLILTPTRELAIQIFDNLKIYGANLKLKFAVIYGGVGQGAQVTALREGVDVLVATPGRLLDLQQQKHLKLDRVDIFVLDEADRMLDMGFMQDIKKILPLMPKKRHNLFFSATMPPEIQKLAETILIRPHKVEVTPVSSTAEKVEQKVMYVEKKDKLDLLVHLLKDNNLYKVLVFVAMKHGANRVVEKLEKNRITAAAIHGDKSQNARQRALEDFRNEKVRVLVATDIAARGIDIDGITHVINFEMPHIPENYVHRIGRTARNGAEGKAISFATAEERSFMMAIEKTTRQPVEVIKDHPYHSVAIEQAEVLSPGKAKALLEAQRMQNRSRNGGRRGGGGGQGGAPKRDYANATGGPGSNRRGKGGGGGKHKAGHGGGNKGGGKR from the coding sequence ATGAGTACTACTAAATTTACCGACCTACCTTTGATTGCCCCTCTTCAATTTGCATTAAAAGAAGCAGGATACGAAACGCCAACACCGATTCAATTGGCGGCGATTCCTCCGTTACTTGAGGGCAAGGACCTTTTAGGTATCGCCCAAACCGGAACTGGTAAAACCGCAGCCTTTTCTTTACCAATCTTGCAAAATCTTTCGCGCTATCAATCTCGCCCAGAGCCTAAAGCTCCGCGCACTTTGATTTTAACCCCCACACGTGAGTTGGCGATTCAGATTTTCGATAATCTAAAAATTTACGGCGCTAATTTGAAATTAAAATTCGCAGTCATTTATGGTGGCGTTGGACAAGGGGCCCAAGTCACGGCTTTGCGTGAAGGGGTGGATGTTTTAGTCGCAACACCGGGTCGCTTATTAGATCTTCAGCAGCAAAAACATTTGAAATTAGATCGCGTTGATATTTTCGTTTTAGACGAAGCCGATCGTATGCTGGACATGGGCTTCATGCAGGATATTAAAAAAATTCTGCCTTTAATGCCAAAAAAACGTCACAACTTGTTTTTCTCAGCCACCATGCCGCCAGAAATTCAAAAATTGGCAGAGACTATTTTGATCCGCCCCCACAAAGTCGAAGTCACACCTGTTTCTTCAACGGCGGAAAAAGTGGAACAGAAAGTCATGTACGTCGAAAAGAAAGACAAACTTGATTTGCTAGTTCATCTTTTAAAAGACAACAACCTTTATAAAGTTTTAGTTTTCGTCGCGATGAAACACGGAGCAAACCGGGTGGTTGAAAAATTAGAAAAAAACCGCATCACGGCCGCTGCCATTCACGGTGATAAATCACAAAATGCACGCCAACGTGCTTTAGAAGATTTCCGCAATGAAAAAGTACGCGTACTTGTGGCGACAGATATCGCGGCTCGCGGTATTGATATTGACGGCATCACGCACGTGATTAATTTTGAAATGCCGCATATCCCAGAAAATTACGTTCATCGTATTGGTCGTACCGCGCGTAACGGTGCTGAAGGAAAAGCGATTTCTTTTGCAACGGCCGAAGAGCGCTCCTTTATGATGGCGATTGAAAAGACCACCCGCCAACCGGTGGAAGTGATCAAAGATCATCCGTACCATTCAGTTGCGATTGAACAAGCCGAAGTATTAAGCCCAGGAAAAGCCAAAGCTTTGCTTGAAGCTCAACGCATGCAAAATCGCTCTCGCAACGGTGGACGCCGTGGAGGCGGTGGTGGCCAAGGCGGTGCCCCTAAGCGGGATTACGCAAATGCCACAGGCGGCCCGGGATCTAATCGTCGCGGCAAAGGTGGCGGTGGTGGTAAGCACAAAGCCGGCCATGGCGGCGGCAATAAGGGCGGCGGAAAAAGGTAG
- the tadA gene encoding tRNA adenosine(34) deaminase TadA, translated as MLGPEKDTYWMKAALRLARKAAVLGEVPIAAIVVDDEGVVSYAINTRERQNTPLGHAELFALHKASQKKGSWRLNNCTLYVTLEPCVMCAGAIQQSRVARVVYGAKDPKGGAVESLYSVLKDPRLNHTVEVSSGILEDECQKLISGFFQDKRDEKKFEKAQKIYRERTSVIVVHKNTILGFHAIDPTSQVPYFFLPGGGLEEGESPVAAAERECLEETGYRVKVLPETAFERKYDFFWNGESYACRTVFYVAELVEPWTEPKPVNDTNYHKGVEWIQASKVREIFGYQKDILWAVQKLLKTAQKRSTLR; from the coding sequence ATGTTAGGCCCAGAGAAAGACACCTATTGGATGAAAGCCGCTCTTCGTTTAGCACGGAAAGCGGCGGTCTTAGGCGAAGTTCCTATCGCCGCGATTGTCGTTGATGATGAAGGTGTTGTGTCTTATGCGATTAACACCCGCGAACGACAAAATACCCCCTTAGGCCACGCCGAACTTTTTGCGCTTCATAAAGCTTCGCAAAAAAAAGGGAGCTGGCGTTTAAATAACTGCACCTTGTATGTCACCTTAGAACCTTGCGTGATGTGTGCGGGCGCCATTCAACAGTCCCGCGTGGCAAGAGTGGTCTATGGCGCCAAAGACCCCAAGGGGGGGGCCGTTGAAAGTCTTTATTCCGTATTAAAAGATCCACGCTTAAATCACACCGTCGAAGTTTCAAGTGGGATTTTAGAAGACGAATGTCAGAAGCTGATATCGGGTTTTTTTCAAGATAAACGCGACGAAAAAAAATTCGAAAAAGCGCAAAAAATTTATCGCGAAAGAACTTCCGTAATCGTCGTTCACAAGAACACAATCCTAGGTTTTCATGCAATTGATCCGACGTCACAAGTGCCGTATTTCTTTTTACCTGGCGGGGGCCTCGAAGAGGGTGAAAGCCCTGTCGCGGCGGCGGAACGTGAGTGCTTAGAAGAAACCGGCTATCGCGTGAAAGTTCTGCCCGAAACCGCTTTTGAACGAAAGTACGATTTTTTCTGGAATGGTGAAAGCTATGCCTGCCGTACCGTATTTTACGTAGCAGAATTGGTGGAACCTTGGACGGAGCCCAAGCCTGTGAACGATACAAACTATCACAAAGGGGTTGAGTGGATTCAAGCCTCTAAAGTGAGGGAGATTTTCGGATATCAAAAAGACATCCTGTGGGCCGTGCAAAAATTGCTTAAAACCGCTCAGAAGAGATCGACCTTGCGCTAA
- a CDS encoding TerC family protein — protein sequence MELLSNPQIWIAFATLFALELVLGIDNVIFISILASKLPKDQQQKARMMGLGLAVITRIILLFSLSWIIGLTEPLFAVMGHEISGRDLILVLGGLFLIGKSTAEIHHKLEGVEGSQSTGVAHSFGAVILQILLLDIVFSLDSVITAVGMVKELSVMVAAVIASTIVMIVSAKSISDFVESHPSLKVLALSFLLMIGFTLIVEGFEFHIPKGYVYFAMAFSLIVEMLNIRMRKKTAKPNPVKLHERVSE from the coding sequence ATGGAATTACTATCAAATCCGCAGATCTGGATCGCCTTTGCCACTTTATTTGCTTTAGAGCTGGTGTTAGGGATCGACAACGTTATTTTCATCTCGATTCTGGCGAGCAAGCTCCCAAAAGATCAGCAACAAAAGGCCCGCATGATGGGTTTGGGCTTGGCCGTCATTACTCGTATTATCCTTCTTTTCTCTCTCTCTTGGATCATCGGCTTGACCGAACCTTTGTTTGCCGTGATGGGACATGAGATCTCGGGCCGTGACCTGATCCTGGTATTGGGAGGCTTATTCTTAATCGGTAAAAGTACGGCCGAAATCCATCACAAACTTGAAGGGGTTGAAGGCAGCCAATCAACCGGCGTCGCGCATTCTTTTGGTGCGGTGATTTTACAGATTCTTCTTTTAGATATCGTCTTTTCTTTGGACTCCGTAATCACCGCTGTCGGAATGGTCAAAGAACTCTCAGTGATGGTCGCCGCCGTCATTGCTTCTACGATCGTGATGATCGTTTCAGCGAAATCTATCAGTGATTTCGTGGAGTCTCATCCATCATTAAAAGTTCTAGCGTTAAGCTTCCTATTGATGATCGGTTTTACCTTGATCGTCGAAGGCTTCGAGTTCCATATACCGAAAGGATACGTGTACTTTGCCATGGCGTTCTCTTTGATTGTTGAGATGCTTAACATTCGTATGCGCAAGAAGACGGCGAAACCAAATCCCGTCAAACTTCACGAACGCGTTTCTGAGTAA
- the rpsU gene encoding 30S ribosomal protein S21 encodes MAMVRIKDGESFESAFRKFKKSCEKAGILSEVKKREHFEKPSVRLKKKSIAARKRAVKKSRKGWND; translated from the coding sequence GTGGCAATGGTTAGAATCAAAGACGGAGAGTCTTTCGAATCTGCGTTCAGAAAATTTAAAAAATCTTGCGAAAAAGCAGGTATTCTTTCTGAAGTAAAAAAACGTGAACACTTTGAAAAGCCTTCTGTAAGACTTAAAAAGAAGTCAATTGCTGCTCGTAAACGTGCAGTAAAAAAATCCAGAAAAGGTTGGAACGACTAG
- a CDS encoding GatB/YqeY domain-containing protein: MEVRDKVTADIKAAMLAKDSVKLGALRMLQAAIKNREIDMRPNPITADEIMGVIKKLVKQRKESIDQFQQAGRQDLVDQETSELKILEVYLPAQMSHEQIEALVTEVIASVGAKTVKDMGPVMKEVIARSGGTADNKIVSEVIKSKLA, translated from the coding sequence GTGGAAGTCAGAGATAAAGTCACTGCAGATATCAAAGCAGCCATGCTTGCAAAAGATTCAGTGAAACTGGGAGCTTTACGCATGCTCCAAGCGGCCATCAAAAACCGTGAAATCGATATGCGTCCTAATCCGATCACGGCCGATGAAATCATGGGCGTCATCAAAAAACTCGTTAAACAACGTAAAGAATCTATCGACCAATTCCAACAAGCGGGTCGCCAAGATCTAGTTGATCAAGAAACTTCTGAATTAAAAATTCTTGAAGTGTACTTGCCGGCACAGATGAGCCACGAGCAAATCGAAGCTCTGGTGACAGAAGTTATTGCGTCTGTTGGTGCTAAAACCGTGAAAGACATGGGCCCGGTCATGAAAGAAGTGATCGCTCGTTCTGGTGGCACTGCCGACAACAAAATCGTCAGCGAAGTTATTAAATCTAAACTTG